A region from the Acanthopagrus latus isolate v.2019 chromosome 8, fAcaLat1.1, whole genome shotgun sequence genome encodes:
- the pnp6 gene encoding purine nucleoside phosphorylase 6 — MEAASPSSSQCSYTYDQYKETADWLLAHTEQRPKVAIICGSGLGSLADLLEDKAVFQYEEIPRFPISTVQGHAGKLVFGKLHGRECVCMQGRFHFYEGYNIHTVTYPVRVFFLLGVETLIVTNAAGGLNGSYDVGDIMLIKDHINMPGFAGQNPLCGHNDDRFGVRFPCMSDAYDRDLRVLAKQTAEEQGCDSFLQEGVYCMLAGPTYETIAECKVLKTLGADAVGMSTVPEVVVARHCGLRVLGLSLITNKVVTDYDSKEKANHTEVLKTTERRTQDLQKLVSNLIAKL; from the exons ATGGAAGCGgcgtctccctcctccagtcAGTGCAG TTACACTTACGACCAGTATAAGGAGACAGCAGACTGGCTGCTTGCCCACACAGAGCAGCGCCCTAAAGTCGCCATCATCTGTGGTTCGGGCCTCGGCAGTCTGGCTGACCTGCTGGAGGACAAGGCCGTGTTCCAGTATGAGGAGATTCCACGTTTTCCCATCAGCACTG tgCAAGGGCACGCCGGTAAGCTGGTGTTCGGGAAGCTGCATGGCCGcgagtgtgtctgcatgcaggGGAGGTTCCACTTCTACGAGGGTTACAACATACACACG GTGACATACCCGGTGCGAGTCTTCTTCCTGCTGGGCGTGGAAACTCTGATTGTGACAAACGCAGCGGGAGGACTCAATGGCAGCTACGATGTGGGAGACATCATGCTCATTAAGGATCACATCAACATGCCAGGTTTTGCAGGGCAGAACCCGCTGTGTGGGCACAACGACGACAG GTTTGGAGTGCGCTTCCCTTGCATGTCAGATGCGTATGATCGAGATTTGAGGGTTCTGGCCaagcaaacagcagaggagcagggcTGCGACAGCTTCCTGCAGGAAGGAGTTTACTGCATGCTGGCTGGGCCGACATATGAGACCATTGCAGAGTGCAAAGTCCTGAAGACGCTGGGGGCTGACGCTGTGG GTATGAGTACGGTGCcagaggtggtggtggctcGTCACTGTGGCTTGCGCGTCTTGGGTCTGTCCCTCATCACCAACAAGGTTGTGACAGATTATGACAGCAAGGAGAAGGCAAACCACACGGAAGTGCTGAAAACCACCGAGCGCCGAACCCAGGACCTCCAGAAGCTCGTCAGCAACCTCATCGCCAAGCTCTAG